Proteins encoded within one genomic window of Granulicella pectinivorans:
- a CDS encoding oxidoreductase codes for MSNAQQGKVWFITGASTGFGRLLTQHLLILGAKVVATARKPEVLADLAAPNLLALELDVTKPEQIAFAVEQALARFGHVDVLVNNAGYGVTGAFEEVSDDELQPMFATNVFGLIHVTKALLPQFRARRSGNILNLSSIGGLIGLPGWSMYNATKFAVEGMSEALGLELAPLGIHVTIVEPGPFRTDFLGRSGVEAAVQIPDYAETAGKTREYFQTQGGKQAGDPQKAIEAMVAAASAAEPPRHLLLGRLALERYRAKIKSVEADIAAWEETTLGADFPK; via the coding sequence CGCAACAGGGTAAAGTCTGGTTCATCACCGGAGCCTCCACCGGGTTCGGCCGGCTCCTTACGCAGCATCTCCTCATCCTCGGCGCGAAGGTGGTTGCCACGGCGCGCAAGCCTGAGGTGCTCGCCGATCTCGCTGCTCCGAACCTTCTTGCGCTGGAACTGGACGTTACGAAGCCGGAGCAGATCGCCTTTGCCGTGGAGCAGGCGCTCGCGCGCTTCGGCCATGTGGATGTTCTGGTCAACAACGCCGGGTATGGCGTGACGGGCGCGTTTGAGGAGGTCTCGGACGACGAGCTTCAGCCGATGTTCGCGACCAACGTCTTCGGGCTGATCCATGTGACCAAGGCGCTGCTGCCGCAGTTTCGCGCACGCAGATCGGGCAATATCCTCAATCTATCGTCGATCGGCGGCCTGATCGGGCTGCCAGGGTGGAGCATGTACAACGCCACCAAGTTTGCGGTGGAAGGGATGTCCGAGGCGCTCGGTCTGGAGCTGGCTCCGCTGGGGATTCACGTGACGATCGTCGAGCCGGGACCGTTTCGCACGGACTTTCTGGGCCGCTCCGGCGTCGAGGCGGCGGTGCAGATCCCCGATTACGCCGAGACCGCTGGCAAGACCCGCGAGTACTTCCAGACGCAGGGCGGCAAGCAGGCGGGCGATCCGCAGAAGGCGATCGAAGCCATGGTCGCGGCTGCGTCGGCCGCCGAACCTCCGCGGCACCTTCTTCTGGGCAGACTCGCGCTGGAGCGTTACCGGGCCAAGATCAAAAGTGTGGAAGCCGACATCGCCGCTTGGGAAGAGACGACGCTCGGGGCAGACTTTCCAAAATGA
- the gnd gene encoding phosphogluconate dehydrogenase (NAD(+)-dependent, decarboxylating), whose amino-acid sequence MQSQRPIDTLSNYSLSGVLTRNREITDIAAFRAKERQIMELGIIGLGKMGGNMAERLRRAGHKVVGFDFSKEATAKLTAAGSLGVDSLEDLVANLSAPRAIWIMVPSGDPVDQTIAKLKPLMQKGDIFIDGGNSNYKDTQRRHDELVPEGFGFVDCGTSGGIWGISEGYSMMIGGDKEVVESLRPIFETLAPGKDEGWGRVGPSGAGHFVKMVHNGIEYGLMQAYAEGFSILKAKKVLDLDLLQIASIWQKGSVVRSWLLDLTTDALRKNINLDGLEAFVPDSGEGRWTVFEAIDLNVSAPVITESLLRRVRSREENNFTDRMLAVMRNEFGGHAVKKS is encoded by the coding sequence ATGCAATCGCAACGTCCCATTGACACGCTTAGCAATTACTCTTTAAGTGGCGTTCTAACTCGAAATCGAGAAATCACAGACATCGCGGCCTTCCGCGCAAAGGAAAGACAAATCATGGAACTCGGAATTATTGGACTTGGCAAGATGGGCGGCAACATGGCGGAGCGTCTCCGCCGCGCCGGACACAAGGTTGTCGGCTTCGACTTCTCGAAGGAGGCCACCGCCAAGCTCACCGCTGCCGGCTCGCTCGGCGTGGACAGCCTTGAAGACCTCGTGGCGAACCTGAGCGCTCCCCGCGCGATCTGGATCATGGTGCCGTCGGGCGATCCCGTCGACCAGACGATTGCCAAGCTGAAGCCGCTGATGCAGAAGGGCGATATCTTCATCGATGGCGGCAATTCGAACTACAAGGACACGCAGCGCCGGCATGACGAACTGGTTCCCGAGGGCTTCGGCTTCGTGGACTGCGGTACGTCGGGCGGTATCTGGGGCATCAGCGAAGGCTATTCGATGATGATCGGTGGCGACAAAGAGGTGGTTGAGAGCCTGCGTCCGATCTTCGAGACACTGGCTCCGGGTAAGGATGAGGGCTGGGGCCGCGTTGGGCCGTCCGGTGCGGGACACTTCGTCAAGATGGTCCACAACGGTATCGAGTATGGCCTGATGCAGGCGTATGCCGAGGGCTTCTCGATTCTGAAGGCCAAGAAGGTGCTTGACCTGGACCTGCTCCAGATTGCGTCCATCTGGCAGAAGGGTTCGGTGGTGCGTTCGTGGTTGCTGGATCTGACCACCGATGCGCTGCGTAAGAACATCAACCTGGACGGTCTCGAGGCGTTCGTGCCGGACTCCGGCGAAGGCCGCTGGACGGTGTTCGAGGCGATCGATCTGAACGTGTCGGCACCGGTAATCACGGAGTCGTTGCTGCGCCGCGTGCGCTCGCGCGAAGAGAACAACTTCACCGACCGTATGCTCGCCGTAATGCGGAATGAGTTCGGCGGACACGCGGTGAAGAAGTCTTAA
- the zwf gene encoding glucose-6-phosphate dehydrogenase translates to MTNTEIHVTPCAEPTTGSERKPDPCVVVIFGASGDLTKRKLLPALYHLEQGGLLPSEIAVVGVARRSLESSFAPDMQDGIIAGGGVDQAEAKLAPFVSKVSYFAMNFDDAGGYERLKDYLAEIDEKFGTKGNRLFYLATAPEYFSDIIKYLGENGMAKPEPCKPGQRATWVRTIVEKPFGHDLESARALNDEVNKVFSEDQVFRIDHYLGKETVQNILVFRFANSIFENVWNRNYIDHIEITAAEAIGIEGRGPFYEQAGLLRDVIQNHVMEVLSFIAMEPPVSFEASAVRAEKVKVWRAIQPIAPENTVRGQYGPANINGKDILGYRQEDRVNPESQTETYAALKLEIENWRWAGVPFYIRAGKRMTKRITEVTIMFKQPPLRLFKNKEGKSDHIEPNFISMRIQPDDGITLRFGAKVPGPSMDIAAVDMDFSYADAFGPSSNNGYERLLLDAMLGDATLFAHRDGVEATWSLITPILENWAKNPMKDFPNYAAGTWGPDASDALLRKDGRKWRKL, encoded by the coding sequence ATGACCAACACGGAAATTCACGTAACACCCTGCGCCGAGCCCACAACCGGCTCCGAGCGCAAGCCCGACCCCTGCGTCGTCGTCATCTTCGGCGCCTCAGGCGATCTGACCAAGCGCAAGCTTCTGCCCGCACTCTACCATCTTGAGCAGGGCGGCCTTCTGCCCTCCGAGATCGCGGTTGTTGGCGTCGCCCGCCGCTCGCTCGAATCCAGCTTTGCCCCTGACATGCAGGATGGCATCATCGCTGGAGGCGGCGTCGACCAGGCTGAGGCCAAGCTTGCCCCCTTTGTTTCCAAGGTGAGTTATTTTGCCATGAACTTCGACGATGCCGGCGGCTACGAGCGTCTGAAGGACTACCTGGCAGAGATTGACGAGAAGTTCGGAACCAAGGGCAACCGCCTGTTCTACCTGGCCACCGCGCCTGAGTATTTCTCCGACATCATCAAGTATTTGGGTGAGAACGGCATGGCGAAGCCTGAGCCGTGCAAGCCCGGACAGCGCGCCACCTGGGTCCGCACCATCGTCGAGAAGCCCTTCGGGCACGATCTGGAAAGCGCACGCGCTCTCAACGATGAAGTCAACAAGGTCTTCTCCGAAGACCAGGTCTTCCGTATCGACCACTATCTCGGCAAGGAGACGGTGCAGAACATCCTCGTCTTCCGTTTCGCGAACTCGATCTTCGAGAACGTCTGGAACCGCAACTACATCGATCACATCGAGATCACGGCGGCCGAGGCCATCGGTATCGAAGGCCGTGGACCGTTCTACGAGCAGGCAGGCCTGCTGCGCGATGTCATCCAGAACCACGTGATGGAGGTTCTCAGCTTCATCGCGATGGAGCCGCCGGTTTCGTTCGAGGCTTCCGCTGTGCGCGCCGAGAAGGTTAAGGTCTGGCGTGCGATCCAGCCGATCGCCCCGGAGAACACGGTGCGCGGCCAGTATGGTCCGGCCAATATCAACGGCAAGGACATCCTCGGCTACCGCCAGGAAGATCGCGTGAATCCGGAGTCGCAGACCGAGACGTATGCGGCGCTGAAGCTGGAGATCGAGAACTGGCGCTGGGCTGGCGTTCCGTTCTACATCCGTGCGGGCAAGCGCATGACGAAGCGCATCACGGAAGTGACGATCATGTTCAAGCAGCCGCCACTGCGGCTGTTCAAGAACAAAGAGGGTAAGTCGGATCACATCGAGCCGAACTTCATCTCGATGCGCATCCAGCCGGACGACGGCATTACCCTGCGCTTCGGCGCGAAGGTGCCGGGGCCGTCGATGGATATCGCCGCAGTGGACATGGACTTCAGCTACGCGGATGCGTTTGGTCCCTCGTCGAACAACGGTTATGAGCGTCTTTTGTTGGATGCCATGCTCGGCGATGCGACGCTGTTTGCGCACCGCGACGGTGTGGAGGCGACCTGGTCGCTGATCACCCCGATCCTCGAGAACTGGGCGAAAAACCCGATGAAGGACTTCCCGAACTACGCCGCAGGCACATGGGGGCCGGATGCCTCGGACGCTCTGCTGCGCAAGGACGGACGGAAGTGGCGCAAGCTCTAG
- the pgl gene encoding 6-phosphogluconolactonase — MPRAVTAIYTVFSTAAATAEAAAKLFADTANEAVTNRGRARIAISGGSTPKNMFKLLAAEPFLSEVPWAKIDLFWVDERCVPPTDADSNYKMTNEALLSHVPLPAEQIHRMEGELEPEVAASRYESQIRIAFRLEGAETPTFDLILLGMGDDGHTASLFPHTEGLDELSRIVIANHVPQKDTWRITLTWPVINQGRKVAFLIEGAAKTDVLAAVLTGPYQPDTYPSQIIRPASGKLTLLLDTAAAAKLPPAVDGTGTLNLS; from the coding sequence ATGCCACGCGCCGTCACCGCCATCTACACCGTATTCTCGACCGCCGCCGCAACCGCCGAGGCCGCCGCGAAGCTGTTTGCCGACACCGCCAATGAGGCCGTGACCAATCGTGGGCGCGCCCGCATTGCGATCTCAGGTGGCTCCACGCCGAAGAATATGTTCAAGCTGCTGGCGGCTGAACCGTTCCTGAGCGAGGTGCCGTGGGCCAAGATCGACCTGTTCTGGGTGGACGAGCGCTGCGTTCCGCCGACGGATGCGGACTCCAATTACAAGATGACGAACGAGGCTCTGCTGAGCCATGTGCCGCTGCCGGCGGAGCAGATTCACCGGATGGAAGGCGAGCTCGAACCGGAGGTAGCGGCGTCGCGGTATGAGTCGCAGATTCGGATTGCGTTTCGGCTGGAAGGCGCGGAGACTCCCACGTTCGACCTGATCCTGCTGGGCATGGGCGACGACGGCCATACAGCTTCGCTGTTCCCGCATACAGAGGGCCTGGATGAGCTCTCGCGCATCGTGATCGCGAACCACGTGCCGCAGAAGGATACGTGGCGCATTACGCTGACCTGGCCGGTGATCAACCAGGGGAGGAAGGTGGCGTTCCTGATTGAGGGCGCAGCCAAGACCGATGTTCTGGCTGCGGTGCTGACCGGGCCATACCAGCCGGATACCTATCCCTCGCAGATCATCCGTCCTGCTTCCGGGAAGCTGACCTTGCTGCTGGATACGGCTGCGGCTGCGAAACTTCCCCCGGCGGTCGATGGAACCGGTACTCTAAACCTCTCATAG
- the glk gene encoding glucokinase, with the protein MILAGDIGGTKVHLALYQFENGRLTPTRDHKYPANEFASLDEIVNDFFKDDSAARKDVQAACFGCPGPVRNGRLKLTNLPWTLDARDLQKSLSIEHIFLINDLEANGYGIPELAPEAIYTLHQSDPAAVGHRGLVSAGTGLGEALLVWDGDKKHTPIPSEGGHVDFAARTDQEIALLQYLRRTLKGRVSTERVVSGIGIKNIYAFLKDDQRMEEPAWLAERMQHEDPNAVIGQCGEDGSSELCAETLKIFAGCYGAEVGNVALKILAMGGMYMGGGIAPKILKTMENGVFMQAFLDKGRMSTLLEAMPVRIILDDTCALLGAAGYAEIKAGEISGHSERAASLVKA; encoded by the coding sequence ATGATTCTCGCAGGCGATATCGGCGGTACCAAGGTCCACCTGGCTCTGTACCAGTTTGAGAACGGCAGGCTGACGCCGACGCGCGACCATAAGTATCCGGCGAATGAGTTTGCCTCGCTCGACGAGATCGTCAACGACTTCTTCAAGGACGATTCCGCGGCACGTAAGGACGTCCAGGCAGCTTGCTTCGGATGCCCGGGGCCAGTACGCAACGGACGGTTGAAGCTGACAAACCTGCCGTGGACCCTGGACGCGCGCGACCTGCAGAAATCCCTTTCGATTGAGCACATCTTCTTGATCAACGATCTCGAGGCCAACGGCTACGGCATCCCCGAACTGGCTCCCGAAGCGATCTATACCCTGCACCAGTCGGATCCGGCTGCGGTGGGGCATCGCGGGCTGGTCTCGGCAGGCACCGGCCTTGGAGAGGCGCTTCTGGTGTGGGACGGCGATAAGAAGCACACGCCGATTCCCTCCGAGGGCGGACATGTCGACTTCGCCGCGCGCACCGACCAGGAGATCGCGTTGCTCCAGTATCTGCGGCGCACCCTGAAGGGGCGGGTGTCCACCGAGCGGGTTGTTTCGGGCATCGGGATCAAGAACATCTATGCGTTCCTGAAGGACGACCAGAGGATGGAGGAGCCGGCCTGGCTCGCGGAGCGGATGCAGCACGAAGATCCGAACGCGGTCATCGGTCAGTGCGGGGAAGATGGTTCGTCCGAGCTGTGCGCGGAGACGCTCAAGATCTTCGCGGGCTGCTATGGAGCCGAGGTCGGGAATGTCGCGCTCAAGATTCTGGCGATGGGCGGAATGTATATGGGCGGAGGCATCGCGCCGAAGATTCTGAAGACGATGGAGAATGGCGTCTTTATGCAGGCCTTTCTGGACAAGGGGCGGATGTCGACCCTGCTGGAGGCGATGCCAGTCCGGATTATTCTGGACGATACCTGCGCGCTGCTGGGTGCGGCGGGGTATGCGGAGATCAAGGCGGGCGAGATCTCCGGGCACTCCGAAAGGGCGGCTTCGCTGGTAAAGGCGTAG
- a CDS encoding methyltransferase domain-containing protein, with protein sequence MGHDFTHRADLDEEMDSLATYPEYRRCLHDLDSVSRIVLAHRPTLAFLDDVAADHAGPLRILDVACGDGSMLRRIAGWARRRKLAVELTGVDLNPWAIQAAREFRQPTPPIDYVASNVFDYQPPVKPDVILSAHFTHHLPESDVVRFLAWMESTARLGWFVNDLHRHPNPYRLFGLLGRIAPWHPVILSDGLISIRRAFTMEDWQRMACEAAIPECTIAEQFPARVTVASIQPRR encoded by the coding sequence ATGGGCCATGATTTTACGCACCGTGCGGACCTCGACGAGGAGATGGACTCCCTCGCCACCTATCCGGAATACCGGCGTTGTCTTCACGACCTGGATTCGGTCAGCCGTATCGTCCTGGCGCATCGGCCTACCCTTGCCTTTCTCGATGACGTCGCGGCTGACCATGCGGGGCCGCTTCGCATCCTCGATGTCGCCTGCGGAGACGGCTCGATGCTGCGGCGGATTGCGGGTTGGGCGCGGCGGAGGAAGCTTGCCGTGGAGTTGACCGGGGTCGACCTGAATCCGTGGGCGATTCAGGCTGCGCGAGAGTTCCGGCAACCCACGCCCCCAATTGACTACGTCGCCTCGAACGTCTTCGACTACCAGCCGCCGGTAAAGCCCGACGTGATTCTCAGCGCGCACTTCACGCACCATCTGCCGGAGTCCGATGTGGTCCGTTTTCTGGCGTGGATGGAGTCGACGGCGCGGCTTGGCTGGTTTGTCAACGATCTACATCGTCACCCGAACCCCTATCGTCTGTTCGGCTTGTTGGGCCGCATCGCTCCGTGGCATCCGGTCATCCTCTCCGACGGACTGATCTCCATCCGGCGGGCGTTTACGATGGAAGACTGGCAGCGGATGGCGTGCGAGGCCGCGATTCCGGAGTGTACGATCGCGGAGCAGTTTCCGGCGCGTGTTACGGTCGCCTCCATTCAGCCTAGGCGATAG
- a CDS encoding DUF6624 domain-containing protein produces the protein MIFGLFLLLAPSPVLTANPLPPVAAAQSAAGPSDWQADLKRRRDMLVERNGPGTNAALRAELLSMRDHDQDARGMHRAPGEGSKQPQIALNLAEIDKSLTDELKGIFEKNGWPTINLVGIEASNAAMLILTHTADHAWQRTLLPQLEALADSKRIDGSALALVIDKDLIAHGQPQRYGSQFKLVNGEMAMYAVEDPGALDRMRAEALLPPMDVYRKNLIDIYHFNISKQIIAPSAPAPQP, from the coding sequence ATGATCTTCGGTCTTTTCCTGCTTCTTGCGCCCTCCCCCGTACTGACTGCGAACCCTCTTCCTCCGGTTGCCGCCGCTCAGTCGGCCGCTGGTCCGTCCGACTGGCAGGCCGATCTGAAGCGCCGCCGCGACATGCTGGTGGAACGCAACGGTCCCGGCACCAACGCCGCGCTGCGTGCTGAGCTTTTGTCCATGCGAGACCATGACCAGGACGCCCGTGGGATGCATCGTGCTCCGGGCGAGGGGTCCAAGCAGCCCCAGATTGCCCTCAATCTCGCCGAGATCGACAAAAGCCTCACCGACGAACTCAAGGGAATCTTCGAGAAGAATGGCTGGCCGACCATCAACCTGGTCGGTATCGAGGCCTCGAACGCCGCGATGCTGATCCTGACCCACACCGCCGATCATGCATGGCAGAGGACGCTTCTGCCGCAACTGGAGGCGCTCGCCGATTCGAAGCGTATCGACGGGTCGGCGCTGGCGCTGGTGATCGACAAGGATCTGATCGCGCATGGCCAGCCCCAGCGCTACGGCTCACAGTTCAAGCTGGTAAACGGGGAGATGGCGATGTACGCCGTTGAGGACCCTGGAGCGCTCGACCGCATGCGCGCCGAGGCTCTTCTGCCTCCCATGGATGTGTATCGCAAGAACCTGATCGACATCTATCACTTCAATATTTCGAAGCAGATCATCGCTCCGTCCGCACCGGCACCTCAACCGTAA
- a CDS encoding M1 family metallopeptidase, translating into MKETTMYLRASVLFAATLFASSADAQRLPTGVHPEHYKLALTPDLKAATFSGTETIDLTLDTPSKTITLNSAEIQILSVTAGGQTATVSYDVPKDQATFTFAQPLPAGQVHLQIAYNGILNDKLRGFYLSKTKARNYAVTQFEPTDARRAFPSFDEPAYKATFDVSLTVDAGDTVIANGPMLSDTPAGPGKHTLAFGTTPKMSTYLVAFQVGDFQCTSGKADGVPIRVCSTPDKIGYTGFALEAAEYILTYYDKYFGIKYPMQKLDLIGLPDFEAGAMENFGCITYRETDLLVDKAASTDAKKRVALVVAHEMAHQWFGDMVTMQWWDNLWLNEGFATWMSTKPIAKWHPEWLFQEDDAKTLDSTLNLDAQPTTHPILAKDTETTDQINELFDGITYGKGGAVIGMVENYLGEEVFRKGVHNYLAAHLYGNATAEDFWNAQTSTSHQPVDKIMASFVAQPGVPLLTIGQDLNVTQSRFYLDSAQRELPVAGRLPAWNIPVCLKGQKKTQKCAVISSPLTPSPDKLAVPDGAPFFYANAGDHGYYRTVYPAGQLKAITAGAEASLSAPERIGLLGDQYALMRAGQGSVGDFLDLAFAFKADPSAPVLESALLKTESIEGTAGTPETEAHLDALLLREFGPVYRSLGKPSRSEPYNTQARRTILFSILGVSGDKSILADARTLTEEVFAGKKPLDPALTDAAVVVAARNGDSALYDKLQDVAENATDPGLKSDALTTLAKFQDPLLVVRTLEYASSGKVRNQDSWILFSSLLQQQKTREIAWQYIQQHWPAVSAQFTTNSGVRVVAAAGSFCSVQQRDEVTSFFATHHVEAAERTLAKSIDSINDCIRRRAVQRPELERWLATHP; encoded by the coding sequence TTGAAGGAAACGACCATGTATCTCCGCGCCTCCGTTTTGTTCGCCGCAACTCTGTTTGCCTCCTCAGCCGATGCTCAGCGGCTTCCCACCGGTGTGCATCCGGAGCACTACAAGCTTGCGCTCACGCCAGATCTGAAGGCTGCCACCTTCTCCGGCACAGAAACGATCGACCTGACGCTCGATACGCCATCGAAGACCATCACACTCAACTCGGCCGAGATCCAGATCCTCTCCGTCACCGCAGGGGGCCAGACCGCGACGGTCAGTTACGACGTGCCGAAGGATCAGGCGACCTTCACCTTTGCGCAGCCGCTCCCCGCAGGGCAGGTTCATCTGCAGATTGCCTACAACGGCATCCTGAACGACAAGCTGCGCGGTTTCTATCTTTCGAAGACCAAGGCCCGCAACTATGCGGTGACCCAGTTCGAACCGACCGATGCGCGGCGGGCGTTTCCCAGCTTCGATGAGCCGGCGTACAAGGCGACCTTCGACGTGTCGCTGACGGTAGATGCGGGTGACACCGTGATCGCCAATGGGCCCATGCTGTCCGACACGCCCGCCGGACCGGGGAAGCATACCCTCGCCTTCGGGACGACGCCGAAGATGTCCACGTACCTCGTCGCATTCCAGGTGGGCGACTTTCAGTGCACGTCCGGGAAGGCCGATGGTGTGCCCATCCGAGTGTGCAGTACACCGGACAAGATCGGGTACACCGGCTTCGCCCTTGAAGCTGCTGAATACATCCTGACCTATTACGACAAGTACTTCGGCATCAAGTACCCCATGCAGAAGCTCGATCTGATCGGCCTGCCGGACTTCGAAGCGGGTGCGATGGAGAACTTTGGCTGTATCACCTATCGCGAGACGGATCTGCTCGTCGATAAGGCCGCGAGCACCGACGCAAAGAAGCGGGTCGCACTGGTGGTTGCGCACGAGATGGCGCACCAGTGGTTCGGCGACATGGTAACGATGCAGTGGTGGGACAATCTGTGGCTGAACGAAGGGTTCGCGACGTGGATGTCCACCAAGCCGATCGCCAAGTGGCATCCCGAGTGGCTGTTCCAGGAAGACGATGCCAAGACGCTCGACAGTACGCTCAACCTCGACGCGCAGCCTACGACCCACCCTATTCTCGCGAAGGACACGGAGACAACCGACCAGATCAACGAACTCTTCGACGGAATTACGTACGGCAAGGGCGGCGCGGTGATCGGGATGGTCGAGAACTATCTGGGCGAGGAGGTCTTCCGCAAGGGCGTACACAACTATCTGGCGGCGCATCTCTATGGCAATGCCACGGCGGAGGACTTCTGGAACGCCCAGACCAGCACGTCGCACCAGCCGGTGGACAAGATTATGGCGAGCTTCGTGGCGCAGCCGGGTGTGCCCTTGCTGACGATCGGCCAGGACTTGAACGTGACGCAGAGCCGCTTTTACCTCGATTCGGCACAGCGCGAGTTGCCTGTGGCTGGCCGTCTTCCGGCCTGGAATATTCCGGTCTGCCTGAAGGGGCAGAAGAAGACGCAGAAGTGCGCGGTGATCTCCTCGCCCTTGACCCCGTCGCCGGATAAACTGGCCGTGCCGGACGGGGCGCCGTTCTTCTATGCGAATGCGGGAGACCATGGTTACTACCGGACGGTCTATCCTGCTGGGCAGTTGAAGGCGATCACCGCAGGCGCTGAGGCAAGTCTCTCGGCGCCGGAGCGGATCGGTCTGCTGGGCGACCAATATGCCCTGATGCGCGCGGGACAGGGAAGCGTTGGCGACTTCCTGGATCTGGCCTTTGCGTTCAAGGCGGATCCCTCGGCTCCGGTTCTCGAGAGTGCGCTGCTGAAGACGGAGTCCATCGAGGGCACGGCTGGCACGCCGGAGACGGAGGCGCATCTCGATGCGCTTCTGCTGCGCGAGTTCGGACCGGTGTACCGGTCGCTCGGCAAGCCTAGCCGTTCGGAGCCGTACAACACCCAGGCTAGGCGGACCATTCTTTTCTCCATCCTGGGTGTGTCGGGAGACAAAAGCATCCTTGCGGATGCGAGGACTCTGACCGAGGAGGTCTTCGCCGGAAAGAAGCCGCTCGATCCGGCGCTGACCGATGCCGCCGTTGTGGTCGCGGCGCGGAACGGCGATTCTGCTCTCTACGACAAGCTGCAGGACGTTGCCGAGAACGCCACGGACCCGGGACTGAAGTCCGATGCGCTCACGACGCTGGCGAAGTTTCAGGATCCGCTGCTGGTCGTGCGGACATTGGAGTATGCTTCGTCCGGCAAGGTGCGAAACCAGGATTCGTGGATTCTCTTCTCCTCACTGCTACAGCAGCAGAAGACCCGCGAGATTGCCTGGCAGTACATACAGCAACATTGGCCGGCGGTGAGCGCGCAGTTCACGACCAACTCTGGGGTGCGTGTGGTGGCGGCTGCGGGAAGCTTCTGCTCCGTCCAGCAGCGGGACGAGGTAACGTCTTTCTTTGCGACGCACCATGTTGAAGCTGCCGAGCGGACACTGGCCAAGTCCATCGACAGCATCAATGACTGCATCCGCCGCCGTGCCGTCCAGAGGCCCGAACTGGAGCGGTGGCTCGCGACGCATCCTTAG
- a CDS encoding PExPT-CTERM protein, whose protein sequence is MKKSYLLLLSALLLCVSLPLHAQGGCVQSPENPTIILALVGSAGAAAISARDRFRAYRASKNK, encoded by the coding sequence ATGAAGAAGTCCTATCTCCTGCTCCTCTCAGCCCTGCTTCTGTGCGTTTCGCTTCCTCTGCATGCTCAGGGTGGGTGTGTCCAGTCGCCTGAAAATCCAACCATCATTCTCGCCCTCGTTGGCTCGGCCGGTGCGGCGGCAATCTCCGCTCGCGACCGTTTCCGTGCTTATCGCGCTTCCAAGAACAAGTAA